The Cystobacter fuscus DSM 2262 genome includes a region encoding these proteins:
- a CDS encoding cytochrome P450 encodes MQAFNGQKVDKIPAHVPPELVYEYDIATDPRVLEDPHARMRSLIREAPPIFFSPYNGGHWFVTRKKAIVDITMDPEVYSSRNPGEHSKEATGGLSLLPISVDPPQHTMYRTPLNQPLSAKSVAGLETAIRAMTNELIDKVLAAGRCDFLPDIAEPLPVTLFLKLAGMPTNRLAEFRELALQAASATVDPETRAKTFKQIAGILAETIQARQDKREDDLISRLLDANLDGRNPTFHEMMGYSILLFLGGLDTVVNALCFGVRHLARDQELQAKLRADPSLIPGAIEELLRLYGIASIPRHVTRDTVCHGVQFKQGDALLLLLPAANYDDAAFPNPEQFVIGRTEQHMTFNTGPHRCVGLNLARLEMKVFYQEWLKRVPPFRLDPQAPPRFSGGFALALTRLPLVWS; translated from the coding sequence ATGCAAGCTTTCAACGGACAGAAGGTGGACAAGATCCCCGCGCACGTTCCGCCGGAGCTGGTCTACGAATATGACATCGCCACGGATCCGCGGGTGCTCGAGGATCCGCACGCCCGGATGCGCTCGCTCATCCGTGAGGCCCCGCCCATCTTCTTCTCTCCGTACAATGGGGGCCATTGGTTCGTGACCCGGAAGAAGGCCATCGTGGACATCACGATGGACCCGGAGGTCTACAGCAGCAGGAACCCGGGGGAACACAGCAAGGAAGCGACGGGGGGGTTGTCGCTGCTGCCCATCTCGGTGGATCCGCCGCAGCACACGATGTACCGGACCCCGCTCAACCAGCCGCTGTCGGCCAAATCCGTGGCCGGACTGGAGACGGCGATCCGGGCCATGACGAACGAGCTCATCGACAAGGTGCTCGCCGCGGGGCGCTGCGACTTCCTCCCGGACATCGCCGAGCCGCTGCCCGTCACGTTGTTCCTGAAGCTGGCCGGCATGCCGACCAACCGTCTGGCGGAGTTTCGTGAGCTGGCCTTGCAGGCGGCGTCCGCCACGGTGGATCCCGAGACCCGCGCGAAGACCTTCAAGCAGATCGCCGGAATCCTGGCGGAGACCATTCAGGCCCGGCAGGACAAGCGCGAGGATGATCTGATCAGCCGGCTGCTCGACGCGAACCTCGACGGCCGCAACCCCACGTTCCACGAGATGATGGGCTACAGCATCCTCCTGTTCCTCGGGGGGCTGGACACCGTGGTGAATGCCCTGTGCTTTGGTGTCCGGCACCTGGCGCGCGATCAGGAGCTGCAGGCGAAGCTCCGGGCCGACCCCAGCCTCATTCCCGGAGCCATCGAGGAGCTGCTGCGGCTCTATGGCATCGCGTCCATTCCCCGGCACGTGACGCGCGACACGGTCTGCCATGGCGTCCAGTTCAAGCAGGGCGATGCGTTGTTGTTGCTCCTGCCCGCGGCCAACTACGACGACGCGGCGTTCCCCAACCCCGAGCAGTTCGTCATCGGCCGGACGGAGCAGCACATGACGTTCAACACGGGTCCGCACCGGTGCGTCGGCCTGAACCTGGCCCGCCTGGAGATGAAGGTGTTCTACCAGGAGTGGTTGAAGCGCGTGCCGCCGTTCCGGTTGGATCCCCAGGCCCCGCCCCGGTTCTCGGGGGGCTTCGCCCTGGCCCTCACGCGCCTGCCGCTGGTCTGGTCATAG
- a CDS encoding cytochrome P450, which translates to MNTALAIDTPRPLKEYAPSTLELLKAIRREGFLGWMTNTWRQHGDLLRIRMGAQSLVLVTHPDHVRHVNVTRRESYDKGASYDVLREQLLGNGIVTATGEDWRWQRRLMAPFFTPRGVEKFYPIFLSDTQQLIERWRSQLQGSGRPVEMLEEMMRVTASVILHSVFSTESDEALVRIKNSIETMVSHISEMGMRPVQVPRWVPTPGNLRFRRAHKLVTAYIRELIERRRALPTEQWPDDLLTKLMTIRDEETGTLMAEQLLIDNGLTMFAAGHETTARTLSFLWYALSQNPEVERRLHAELDSVLGDAPPTLNDLKKLPYTLQVVKEVLRLYPAAPMYARDAVADDELDGVRIPAGTRMLVFSYGTHRHPDFWVEPERFDPDRWLPEREAARHAHAYHPFAIGPRICLGNNFSLLETHVMTAMLARRFKLRLKPGHVPRIDMFGTLGSSNGLPMLIEAR; encoded by the coding sequence ATGAATACGGCACTCGCCATCGACACGCCCCGTCCCCTCAAGGAGTACGCCCCCTCCACCCTCGAGCTGCTCAAGGCGATCCGGCGAGAGGGGTTCCTCGGCTGGATGACGAACACCTGGCGCCAGCACGGGGATCTGCTCCGCATCCGGATGGGTGCGCAGTCGCTCGTGCTGGTGACCCACCCGGACCACGTCCGCCACGTCAACGTCACGCGCCGCGAGAGCTACGACAAGGGCGCGAGCTACGACGTCCTCCGCGAGCAGCTGCTCGGCAATGGCATCGTCACCGCCACCGGGGAGGACTGGCGCTGGCAGCGCAGGCTCATGGCGCCGTTCTTCACCCCTCGCGGCGTGGAGAAGTTCTACCCCATCTTCCTCTCCGACACGCAGCAGCTCATCGAGCGCTGGCGGTCCCAGCTCCAGGGCTCCGGCCGCCCTGTCGAGATGCTCGAGGAGATGATGCGGGTCACCGCCTCCGTCATCCTTCACTCGGTCTTCAGCACCGAGTCGGACGAGGCCCTGGTGCGCATCAAGAACTCCATCGAGACGATGGTTTCCCACATCTCGGAGATGGGGATGCGCCCCGTTCAGGTGCCGCGGTGGGTGCCCACCCCCGGCAACCTGCGGTTCCGCCGGGCCCACAAGCTCGTGACGGCCTACATCCGCGAGCTCATCGAGCGGCGCCGGGCCCTCCCCACCGAGCAGTGGCCGGACGATCTGCTGACGAAGCTGATGACGATCCGGGACGAGGAGACGGGGACGCTCATGGCGGAGCAGCTCCTCATCGACAATGGCCTGACCATGTTCGCCGCCGGGCATGAGACCACGGCACGGACACTCTCGTTCTTGTGGTACGCGCTGTCCCAGAACCCGGAGGTGGAGCGGCGGCTGCACGCCGAGCTGGACTCGGTGCTGGGCGACGCGCCTCCGACGCTCAACGACTTGAAGAAGCTCCCGTACACCCTCCAGGTCGTGAAGGAGGTCCTCCGGCTCTATCCGGCCGCGCCGATGTACGCCCGTGATGCCGTGGCCGATGACGAGCTCGATGGGGTCCGCATCCCGGCGGGCACGAGGATGTTGGTCTTCTCCTACGGCACCCACCGGCACCCGGATTTCTGGGTCGAGCCGGAGCGCTTCGATCCCGACCGCTGGTTGCCCGAGCGCGAGGCGGCACGCCATGCTCACGCCTACCACCCGTTCGCCATCGGACCGCGCATCTGCCTGGGCAATAATTTCTCCCTGCTCGAGACCCACGTGATGACGGCGATGCTCGCACGCCGCTTCAAGCTGCGCCTGAAGCCCGGCCACGTGCCGCGAATCGACATGTTCGGCACCCTCGGCTCGAGCAACGGCTTGCCGATGCTGATCGAGGCGCGGTGA
- a CDS encoding acyl-CoA-like ligand-binding transcription factor → MPQRVRPQPQERPAAGTDREPPPLTLAPREGRDRAMLEASRAIIDLFLRKRTSDFSVKELAAHAGLSERTFYRYFPRKEDAIRPAVDASLARLVSDVRAAPRDKPLREAMVEALGRLPVEEDPMSWENFLPVLNETESLRAVWLQILTNAEVALAHVVAERLGISPDSQRARLAGAVLATAGRLALEQPFSAGRKRDLGEAFAECLELLGPTLFEEPAGGRQSARRPPPQRSRQARR, encoded by the coding sequence ATGCCCCAGCGAGTGCGCCCCCAACCCCAGGAACGACCGGCCGCGGGTACGGACCGGGAACCTCCGCCCCTCACCCTCGCCCCGCGCGAGGGGCGCGACCGGGCGATGCTCGAGGCCTCGCGCGCCATCATCGACCTGTTCCTGCGGAAGCGGACGAGTGACTTCTCCGTCAAGGAACTCGCGGCCCACGCGGGCCTCTCCGAGCGGACCTTCTACCGGTACTTCCCCCGGAAGGAGGACGCCATCCGCCCAGCCGTCGACGCGTCGCTCGCACGTCTCGTCTCCGACGTGCGCGCCGCCCCCCGCGACAAGCCCCTGCGCGAGGCGATGGTGGAGGCGCTCGGCCGACTTCCCGTGGAGGAGGACCCCATGAGCTGGGAGAACTTCCTCCCCGTGCTCAACGAGACGGAGAGTCTCCGCGCGGTGTGGCTGCAGATCCTCACCAACGCGGAGGTGGCGCTCGCGCACGTCGTCGCCGAGCGGCTGGGGATCTCTCCGGACTCGCAGCGGGCGCGCCTGGCCGGCGCTGTCCTGGCCACCGCGGGACGCCTCGCGCTGGAGCAGCCGTTCTCCGCGGGGCGGAAGCGAGACCTGGGCGAGGCTTTCGCCGAGTGCCTCGAGTTGCTCGGCCCGACCCTGTTCGAGGAGCCCGCGGGCGGGCGCCAGTCCGCGAGACGCCCGCCGCCCCAGCGCTCCCGCCAGGCACGCAGGTAG
- a CDS encoding VOC family protein: MRIEHIAIWTRDLERLRSFYETYFQASTGPRYVNERKRFSSYFLSFASGARLELMAKPHLVDASGNSDTPPTGYAHLALSVGSREEVDAMAERFRRDGLPVVDGPRQTGDGYYECVVLDPDGNRIEITV; this comes from the coding sequence ATGCGCATCGAACACATCGCCATCTGGACGCGGGACCTCGAGCGGCTCCGCTCGTTCTACGAGACGTATTTCCAGGCCAGCACGGGGCCTCGGTACGTCAACGAGCGCAAGCGCTTCTCCTCGTACTTCCTGAGCTTCGCCTCGGGCGCGCGCCTGGAACTCATGGCGAAGCCCCATCTGGTGGACGCGAGCGGCAACTCCGACACGCCCCCCACCGGCTATGCGCACCTGGCGCTCTCGGTGGGCTCGCGCGAGGAGGTGGACGCCATGGCCGAGCGCTTCCGCCGTGACGGGCTCCCCGTGGTGGATGGCCCCCGGCAGACGGGGGACGGCTACTACGAGTGCGTCGTGCTCGATCCCGACGGCAACCGCATCGAAATCACCGTGTGA
- a CDS encoding LysR family transcriptional regulator, translated as MGPINMLDIRGVDLNLLVSLDTLLEQANVTRAAARLGLSQPALSAQLARLREVFQDPLLVPSETGRGMALTARALELKEPLRAALEELERIVKRPPVFDPMTAQRVFSIVANDNAVVMLGLGLLHRLRSGAGPGIRVSFQGPRAELLPGLLERGEVDVLLGSERTIPRGMKMRKLLDERFRMAQRKGHPRGTGTLTLEEYCGLQHVLVSSVGGSFHGFMDEHLEKQGHQRTVAVSVHTYTLAPMVLEATDYVCTLPARFLAGFADRLDSFELPLTLPDFTLSAAWHPRCQEDPGHLWLREQLIEVARRSAVNARAPRTTD; from the coding sequence ATGGGACCCATCAACATGCTGGATATCCGCGGTGTGGACCTCAACCTGCTGGTTTCGCTCGACACGCTCCTCGAGCAGGCCAACGTCACGCGGGCCGCGGCCCGGCTGGGCCTCAGCCAGCCCGCGCTGTCCGCCCAACTCGCCCGGCTGCGCGAGGTGTTCCAGGATCCGCTGCTCGTCCCCTCGGAGACAGGGCGGGGAATGGCCCTCACGGCCCGCGCGCTCGAGTTGAAGGAGCCCCTGCGGGCGGCCCTTGAGGAGTTGGAGCGGATCGTCAAGCGCCCACCGGTCTTCGATCCGATGACCGCCCAGCGCGTCTTCTCGATCGTGGCGAATGACAACGCGGTGGTGATGCTCGGGCTCGGCCTGCTCCACCGCCTGCGCTCAGGGGCGGGACCCGGGATCCGCGTCTCGTTCCAGGGCCCTCGCGCGGAGCTCCTGCCGGGCCTGCTCGAGCGAGGCGAGGTGGATGTCCTGCTCGGCTCGGAGCGGACGATTCCCCGGGGGATGAAGATGCGCAAGCTCCTCGACGAGCGCTTCCGGATGGCCCAGCGCAAGGGGCATCCCCGAGGAACGGGCACCTTGACCCTCGAAGAGTACTGCGGGCTCCAGCACGTGCTCGTGTCGTCCGTCGGCGGAAGCTTTCACGGTTTCATGGATGAGCACCTGGAGAAACAGGGTCACCAGCGCACCGTCGCGGTCTCGGTCCACACCTACACCCTGGCCCCCATGGTGCTCGAGGCCACCGACTATGTGTGTACGCTGCCCGCCCGCTTCCTGGCGGGCTTCGCCGACAGACTCGACAGCTTCGAACTGCCGCTGACTCTCCCGGACTTCACGCTGTCGGCGGCCTGGCACCCGCGCTGCCAGGAGGACCCCGGGCATCTCTGGCTGCGCGAACAGCTCATCGAGGTCGCCCGGCGAAGCGCGGTCAATGCGCGGGCCCCCCGCACCACGGACTGA
- a CDS encoding MBL fold metallo-hydrolase, translated as MTMNTVLGPATMAALLTAATGGVFTATAHAAPPQVRTQAPAFYRMKLGDFEITALSDGTVLQATDKVLTNIRPELIAPLLAASYLTPPVEQSINAFLINTGSKLFLVDTGAGELFGPGAGHLVTHMRAAGYEPEQVDAVLLTHIHTDHSGGLEMAGKRVFPNAVVYANKREVDFWLNPANAETASDIQKPLFRQAMIALSPYIAAGRLGTFEANTELAPGIKTFAAPGHTPGHSFYVVESQGQKLVFWGDVMHQAAIQFLEPSVTIKYDVDSHAAETQRQRAFAEAAWQGYWVAIAHVPFPGIGHLRPNFKGYTWLPAHYSRAPWGGSP; from the coding sequence ATGACGATGAATACAGTTCTTGGGCCCGCCACGATGGCGGCCCTCCTCACCGCCGCGACGGGCGGCGTGTTCACGGCTACCGCTCACGCCGCCCCGCCCCAGGTTAGAACCCAGGCGCCAGCCTTCTACCGCATGAAGCTGGGCGACTTCGAGATCACGGCGCTCAGCGATGGCACCGTGTTGCAAGCAACGGACAAGGTGTTGACCAACATCCGGCCGGAGCTGATCGCGCCACTGCTGGCCGCCTCGTACCTCACCCCGCCGGTAGAACAGTCGATCAATGCCTTTTTGATCAACACGGGCTCCAAGCTATTCCTGGTGGATACGGGGGCTGGTGAGCTGTTCGGACCGGGAGCGGGCCACCTGGTCACCCACATGCGGGCGGCCGGCTACGAGCCCGAACAGGTCGACGCGGTGCTCCTCACCCATATCCACACCGACCATTCGGGCGGGCTGGAGATGGCGGGCAAGCGCGTCTTCCCCAACGCCGTCGTGTACGCGAACAAGCGCGAAGTGGACTTCTGGCTGAATCCGGCCAACGCGGAGACGGCCTCGGACATCCAGAAGCCTCTTTTCCGGCAGGCGATGATCGCGCTGAGCCCATACATCGCAGCGGGAAGACTCGGTACGTTCGAGGCGAACACGGAGCTGGCACCTGGCATCAAGACCTTCGCTGCTCCGGGCCATACGCCCGGGCATAGCTTCTACGTCGTGGAGAGCCAGGGCCAGAAGCTCGTGTTCTGGGGGGACGTGATGCATCAGGCGGCGATCCAGTTTCTCGAGCCCTCGGTGACCATCAAATACGACGTCGACTCCCATGCGGCGGAGACCCAGCGCCAGAGAGCCTTCGCCGAAGCCGCGTGGCAGGGCTACTGGGTGGCGATTGCTCACGTCCCCTTCCCGGGCATCGGCCATCTGCGCCCCAACTTCAAGGGCTACACCTGGTTGCCGGCCCACTACAGTCGCGCTCCGTGGGGCGGCTCGCCCTGA
- a CDS encoding sigma-70 family RNA polymerase sigma factor, whose translation MAFVSYMAERLTEGGDLEEVLSCVQVHDLLLAFACLSGDAAALRELSHRLDVEVRAALRGMGAELDLVDEVKSVLGHRLLVGEGEAPKLAAYTGLGPLAAWLRVAALRTGISLRRGTRHEVLTEDRVLLQAMDPALDPESRLLRERHAELLRSALREAMAALSSRERNLLRMYYAEGIKLEKLGVMYRVNASTISRWIARAREEVLERTRGALSAHLKMTSSQVESMLGLALSLDMSLESLLRSRAD comes from the coding sequence GTGGCGTTCGTCAGCTATATGGCGGAGCGGCTCACCGAGGGAGGGGACCTCGAGGAGGTGCTCTCCTGTGTCCAGGTGCACGACCTGCTGCTCGCCTTCGCGTGCCTCTCGGGCGACGCCGCCGCACTGCGGGAGCTGAGCCATCGATTGGACGTCGAGGTGCGCGCCGCGCTGCGGGGGATGGGCGCCGAGCTCGATCTCGTCGATGAGGTGAAGTCGGTGCTCGGCCACAGACTGCTCGTGGGCGAGGGGGAGGCGCCGAAGCTCGCGGCCTATACCGGGCTCGGGCCGCTCGCCGCCTGGCTCCGGGTGGCCGCGCTGAGGACGGGAATCAGCCTGCGTCGGGGCACCCGGCACGAGGTGCTGACGGAGGACCGGGTCCTGTTGCAGGCCATGGACCCGGCGCTGGATCCGGAGTCGCGGTTGCTGCGCGAGCGCCACGCGGAACTGCTCCGCTCGGCGCTGCGTGAGGCCATGGCGGCGCTGTCGAGCCGCGAGCGCAACCTCCTGCGCATGTACTACGCGGAGGGAATCAAGCTCGAGAAGCTGGGCGTCATGTACCGGGTGAACGCCTCGACGATCTCCCGCTGGATCGCGCGAGCCCGCGAGGAGGTGCTCGAGCGCACCCGCGGTGCGCTCAGCGCCCACCTGAAGATGACCTCCTCGCAGGTCGAGAGCATGCTCGGCCTGGCCCTGTCGCTCGACATGAGCCTGGAGAGCCTGCTGCGAAGCCGGGCCGACTGA